A genomic window from Tolypothrix sp. PCC 7910 includes:
- the crcB gene encoding fluoride efflux transporter CrcB, translating into MQNSFVRTVTAIALGAIPGALGRYFITEFTKATIGKDFSYYGTFFINVTGCFIIALFYTLNEEKLKSLSPEIRLMIATGFCGAYTTFSTYGLETFTQIDKGNTTVALIYWLFSMVVGMLAVQLGVILGRLNSQSNSEPN; encoded by the coding sequence ATGCAGAATTCTTTTGTTCGCACTGTTACGGCAATCGCTTTGGGCGCGATTCCCGGTGCTTTAGGACGCTACTTTATCACTGAATTTACCAAAGCAACTATTGGTAAAGATTTTTCTTACTATGGAACGTTTTTTATTAATGTCACAGGCTGTTTTATTATTGCTCTGTTTTACACCTTAAATGAAGAAAAGCTTAAAAGCCTTTCACCTGAGATTCGTTTAATGATCGCCACTGGTTTTTGCGGCGCTTATACTACTTTTTCTACTTACGGTTTAGAAACTTTTACCCAAATAGATAAAGGCAATACAACAGTAGCCTTAATCTATTGGTTGTTCAGCATGGTAGTTGGGATGCTTGCTGTACAATTAGGTGTAATTTTAGGTAGGCTTAATTCTCAATCCAATTCTGAACCAAATTGA
- the crcB gene encoding fluoride efflux transporter CrcB, translating to MLPNITLFGVFAIAIGAVPGALSRYYLTEFCKRAIGTNFPYGTFIINFTGCLLMGFFFTFFKGIKGFPPEIDLLVRTGFLGAYTTFSTYGYDTLTLWRNGKQGATVFYWAGSAILAVVGIVLGRALAKLIVG from the coding sequence TTGCTGCCAAATATTACATTGTTCGGTGTCTTTGCGATCGCGATAGGTGCAGTGCCTGGCGCTTTAAGCCGCTACTATCTGACTGAGTTCTGCAAAAGAGCCATAGGTACAAACTTTCCTTACGGCACTTTTATTATCAATTTCACAGGCTGTTTACTAATGGGCTTTTTCTTCACCTTCTTCAAGGGAATTAAAGGCTTTCCACCTGAGATAGATTTGCTCGTTAGAACTGGTTTCTTAGGTGCTTATACAACCTTCTCAACCTACGGATACGATACATTAACACTGTGGCGAAATGGCAAGCAGGGAGCTACCGTTTTCTACTGGGCAGGCAGTGCCATATTAGCAGTAGTTGGTATTGTATTAGGTCGCGCTTTAGCGAAGCTAATTGTGGGATAA